From the genome of Pukyongia salina, one region includes:
- a CDS encoding XdhC family protein: protein MTHEIKDILTAHLRAAENGVKTVLATVVDLDGSSYRKPGVRMLIAENGQMTGAVSGGCVEKDIARNAEAVFKDDKPIMMTYDGRYRLGCEGVLYILIEIFNPDNELINAFHQCLQSRDHFKVLSHYKKEEGAAEGLGSLIEINEKQFPVNMENRSSPGVDKDLQVFERVMPPCFKLMIFGAEHDAVQLCKYAALNGWEVSVIAGPLEAKTIENFPGASEFHSVAPDALVLDKIDNQTAIVIMSHNFANDLRYLIELKEADPAYIGLLGPAHRREKLYVQFIEYYPEEAERLIDRIHGPAGLNIGAETPQEIAISILSEILSVVRDKKPILLKEKKGGIHA from the coding sequence ATGACGCATGAAATAAAGGATATTCTAACCGCTCATCTGCGCGCCGCCGAAAATGGAGTAAAAACCGTTCTGGCCACGGTTGTAGACCTGGACGGATCCTCCTACAGAAAACCGGGGGTGCGGATGTTGATCGCAGAGAATGGCCAGATGACGGGTGCTGTAAGTGGCGGTTGTGTGGAAAAAGATATCGCCCGAAACGCGGAAGCAGTATTTAAGGATGACAAACCTATCATGATGACCTACGACGGGCGCTACCGTCTGGGCTGTGAAGGGGTGCTGTATATCCTTATTGAGATCTTCAATCCGGATAACGAACTTATCAATGCATTTCATCAATGCCTGCAAAGTAGAGATCACTTTAAGGTTTTGTCACACTACAAGAAAGAGGAGGGAGCTGCAGAAGGTCTGGGAAGTCTTATAGAGATAAATGAAAAACAATTTCCAGTGAACATGGAGAATCGATCTTCGCCCGGGGTCGATAAAGACCTTCAGGTTTTTGAAAGAGTTATGCCTCCCTGTTTTAAATTAATGATCTTTGGCGCAGAACACGACGCAGTGCAACTGTGCAAATACGCCGCGCTTAATGGCTGGGAAGTATCTGTAATTGCGGGTCCGCTTGAGGCAAAGACCATCGAGAATTTCCCCGGGGCAAGCGAATTTCATTCGGTGGCTCCCGATGCGCTGGTACTGGATAAGATCGACAACCAAACCGCCATTGTGATCATGTCTCACAATTTTGCTAACGATCTTCGTTATCTCATCGAACTAAAAGAAGCAGATCCTGCTTACATTGGTTTGCTGGGCCCGGCACATAGACGTGAAAAACTCTATGTCCAGTTTATAGAATATTATCCCGAAGAGGCCGAAAGGTTGATAGACCGTATTCACGGGCCTGCCGGCCTTAATATTGGTGCAGAAACCCCCCAGGAGATCGCAATTTCTATCCTTTCAGAGATCTTGTCGGTTGTGCGCGATAAAAAGCCCATCCTTCTGAAGGAGAAAAAAGGGGGCATACACGCTTGA